The genomic segment AAGCCGAATCAAGAAAAAGTCTTACTATCAAAGCTCCAAGACATTAGTCAGCGCCAAAAATGCGATGTTGTTGTCGTGACCGTTAAGAGTCTGGAAGGAAAAAGTGCTCAAGACTTCGCAGATGACTACTTCGACTACAATGGCTACGGTCAAGGAAAAAATCATGATGGGGTGCTTTTCTTAATCAGTATGGCAGAACGGAAGTGGCATATTTCAACGACAGGCTACGGCATCACTGCTTTTACCGATGCTGGCTTAGACTACCTATCAAAGCAGTTCTTGCCTGATTTAAAAGATGGTGACTACAATGCTGCTTTTACAACCTACGCTGAGCAGTGTGATGAATTCCTCACTCAAGCACGAAAAGGGCAGCCTTATGATGTAAAAAATCTCCCTAAGGAGCCTTTAAGTTGGTACTGGATTCCTGGAGCATTGGCTATTGGCTTTGGTATCGCCTTTCTCATCGTAACAGGAATGAAAGGTCAGCTCAAATCTGTCTATCATCAAACCGGAGCCACTGATTACATCAAGAAAAATAGTCTCCAGATTACCAATGCTCAAGAATTCTTCCTCTACTCAAATGTAGATAAGAAAGCAAAACCGGAGCCTAGCAGCTCCAGTGATTCTGGGGGTAGTAGCACACATACATCTTCATCAGACAGAAGTCACGGGGGCAGTGGCGGAAGTTTTTAGATGGATAATAGTGGAAGTTAAAAAAGGTCAGGATATTTATGCTGACCTTTTTATTACACTTCATTTTACAACGGTGCGAATTTTAAAATTTTCAAACGATGTTGTCCACAATAATTTTATTTCTAGGGGAATTCAACGAGGAATTGGAAACGCTATTATTTTGCTTTACATCATTTTCCAAGTCAGAAAGAATATCTTCATTTGCCAGTTGATTTTCATACAAAAAAGTAGCAAACATCTTTCCTTTTATATTTGCATTGAAATCTGCAATGACTTTTGCATAGAAATAGCGTTTGCCTGCCAAACCTAAGACAATCAACATATTTCCAAGAATTCCCAACATCAAGATTTGCCAGAGAATCATTAAATTTTTCGTTTGAAAACTATCAATAATCATCCGAACGAGGGTAGGATTTAAGACCGACTCAACCCATGTCAGCACGATAAACAGAAAGTAAATCGCTAGTAGTTTTTTTGAAATAAATCGTTTAAGCATATCTGATAAATCCTTATAGAACATATGAATACTTTAAAAACTCTCAAAAAGCTGTTTGAGAGTTTTAAGCGCGCCGTAGCAATTTTTTAATCAAACTGAGAATTTTAAATTTTAATGGCTGTGGATAATAGCGGAAGGTACCCATTTTGCGAACAATATAACCATTGAAATTTTGTTTAAAGCGGAGCACGCCGTCTGAACCGTCGAAAATTCCAGTAATACCAAGAAAATTATAAAAAGGAATACCTCGCTTGATAGCTTCTTTCATGATGTATTCTTGGAGAAGCGCTGGAGCATAAAATTTGTTAAATTCAGGATAGGAACCACTAAAGAGGTAAGTTGCCTCTTGTGGTGTGTACAGGAAAAGGCTGCCAGCCAT from the Streptococcus constellatus subsp. constellatus genome contains:
- a CDS encoding TPM domain-containing protein, translated to MLKKFITLLTTLLLSFLMIGTVCAEETSYIRDEVSAFSSKEITEINKAAKAIEEQYHLKVYFLAAKSVGEDGILSYAEKVYQESAGTAEGILLAVDKEKNEWILYYAGNAKEKLGAKSDDILWKAFESGKNIYSGVRYYLNKVTKLLNASANPLLVDEADLLKPNQEKVLLSKLQDISQRQKCDVVVVTVKSLEGKSAQDFADDYFDYNGYGQGKNHDGVLFLISMAERKWHISTTGYGITAFTDAGLDYLSKQFLPDLKDGDYNAAFTTYAEQCDEFLTQARKGQPYDVKNLPKEPLSWYWIPGALAIGFGIAFLIVTGMKGQLKSVYHQTGATDYIKKNSLQITNAQEFFLYSNVDKKAKPEPSSSSDSGGSSTHTSSSDRSHGGSGGSF